A single genomic interval of Zingiber officinale cultivar Zhangliang chromosome 4A, Zo_v1.1, whole genome shotgun sequence harbors:
- the LOC121972469 gene encoding uncharacterized protein LOC121972469, translating into MTRIGRTIILEVSADYDRITIPAHYVIQGKEYNMGYYLADGIYPKWSTLVQTIHAPQGRKNKLFAMKQEACRKDVERAFGVLQSRFAIVAGPSRFWQKNILHDILTSCIIMHNMIIEDERDLNAPIVEHFEVPTPDVEPARDDGTRFEEFLARYRQIKDKEAHIALRNALIEHLWEQYSNSES; encoded by the exons ATGACGAGAATTGGTAGGACAATTATTCTAGAAGTCAGTGCAGATTATGACC GTATTACAATTCCCGCTCATTATGTCATTCAAGGAAAAGAGTACAATATGGGTTACTATTTAGCTGATGGTATATATCCAAAATGGTCAACACTTGTTCAAACGATTCATGCTCCACAAGGTCGAAAGAATAAATTATTTGCAATGAAGCAAGAAGCGTGTAGAAAGGATGTTGAGCGAGCATTTGGCGTGCTCCAATCACGCTTTGCAATTGTTGCAGGACCTTCACGTTTTTGgcagaaaaatattttacatgatATACTGACATCATGTATTATTATGCATAATATGATAATTGAAGATGAACGTGATTTAAATGCACCAATCGTGGAACACTTTGAGGTGCCGACTCCAGATGTTGAGCCCGCAAGAGATGATGGTACTCGATTTGAAGAGTTTCTAGCTCGATACAGACAAATCAAAGACAAAGAAGCTCATATTGCCCTTCGAAATGCATTAATTGAGCATTTATGGGAACAATATAGTAATTCTGAAAGTTAA
- the LOC121970041 gene encoding CBS domain-containing protein CBSX5-like, translating to MAVRLVSNEVSDLCIGKPAVRSLPPSAATVVDVLAALRRRDEPHLAVLVVDRAAPEKRTISGKLCVADVICYLCSDGNLDSPTVALKRPVSALLPKGGGGLVRRVEPHVSIVEALDLILDGAQSLVVPIRSVGRKKVVHGGAGGAVADFCWLTHEDFVRYFLNSIAHFSPIPTLSIDALGLVRSADALTVCHDGPGLALLPFIRRALSDQTAVAVVTDDGRLLGEISPASLCACDETVAVAAGIATLTVGDLMSFIDYYGSRPDSLVRFVKSKLKEKGLKEMLELMEDELCSLSNSLSASSSSSSDDELGGKQLRRLRSRCLSMGRWAEEPEVCHPGSSLVAAMVQALAHRVSYLWVVDEDDYSLMGIVTFADMLSVFREQLLCAP from the exons ATGGCAGTGAGATTGGTGTCGAATGAGGTATCAGACCTCTGCATCGGGAAGCCGGCGGTGAGATCGCTGCCGCCCTCCGCGGCTACCGTAGTCGACGTCCTCGCCGCCCTCAGGAGACGCGACGAGCCCCACCTTGCCGTTCTCGTCGTCGATCGGGCCGCGCCGGAGAAGAGGACCATCTCCGGAAAGCTTTGCGTCGCCGACGTCATATGCTACCTCTGCTCCGACGGAAACCTTGATTCACCGACCGTCGCGCTCAAGCGGCCTGTCTCCGCCCTCCTTCCCAAGGGCGGTGGCGGTCTTGTCCGCCGCGTCGAACCACATGTAAG CATAGTGGAAGCCCTAGATCTGATCCTGGACGGAGCGCAGAGCTTGGTGGTTCCCATCCGCTCCGTCGGCAGGAAGAAGGTCGTCCACGGCGGCGCCGGAGGTGCGGTCGCCGATTTCTGCTGGCTGACGCATGAGGACTTCGTCCGCTACTTCCTCAACTCCATCGCCCACTTCTCCCCCATTCCTACCCTGTCCATCGACGCCCTCGGTCTCGTCCGCTCCGCCGACGCCCTCACGGTCTGCCACGACGGGCCCGGCCTCGCCCTCCTCCCCTTCATCCGTCGAGCTCTCTCCGACCAGACCGCAGTCGCCGTGGTCACTGACGATGGGCGACTGCTGGGTGAGATCTCCCCCGCCTCTCTTTGTGCCTGCGACGAGACGGTCGCGGTGGCCGCTGGCATCGCCACCCTCACCGTGGGCGACCTCATGTCGTTCATCGATTACTATGGCTCCCGGCCGGACTCCCTTGTCCGCTTCGTCAAATCCAAGCTAAAGGAGAAAGGCTTGAAGGAGATGCTAGAGCTGATGGAAGACGAGTTATGCTCGCTTTCCAACTCCCTCTCAGCCTCGTCATCATCGTCCTCCGATGACGAGCTGGGGGGCAAGCAGCTGAGGAGGCTGAGGTCGAGGTGCCTCTCCATGGGCAGATGGGCTGAGGAGCCGGAGGTGTGCCACCCAGGGAGCTCGCTGGTGGCGGCGATGGTGCAGGCTCTGGCGCACCGGGTGAGCTACCTGTGGGTGGTCGACGAGGACGACTACAGCCTCATGGGGATCGTAACGTTCGCCGACATGCTGAGCGTGTTCAGGGAGCAGCTGCTATGTGCTCCGTGA